From the genome of Hymenobacter sp. PAMC 26628, one region includes:
- a CDS encoding NADH-quinone oxidoreductase subunit D produces the protein MAVNDTLEGTHHIIEEAREQQDKILLPLHNDFNQELTTLNLGPTHPATHGIFQNILQMDGERIVSGVPTIGYIHRAFEKIAERRPFYQITTLTDRMNYCSSPINNLGWHMTVEKMLGVTVPKRAQYMRVIMMELARISDHLICNSILGVDTGAFTGFLYVFQEREKIYEIYEEVCGARLTTNMGRVGGMERDFTPVAIEKLRAWLKSFPTVMKEFESMFNRNRIFMDRVVNVGPISAEKALSYGFTGPNLRAAGVDYDVRVMNPYSSYEDFEFDVPVGTNGDTYDRFMVRNEEIWQSLRIINQALDKLPEGPYHADAPHYYLPPKQEVYKNMEALIYHFKIVMGEIDAPVGEVYHSVEGGNGELGFYLVSDGGRTPYRLHFRRPCFIYYQAYPEMAVGTTLSDAIVILSSMNVIAGELDA, from the coding sequence ATGGCAGTAAACGACACGCTGGAAGGCACCCACCACATCATCGAAGAAGCACGGGAGCAACAAGACAAGATCTTGCTGCCCCTGCACAACGACTTCAACCAGGAGTTGACGACCCTCAACCTGGGGCCCACGCACCCGGCCACGCACGGCATTTTCCAGAACATCCTGCAAATGGATGGCGAGCGGATTGTGTCGGGCGTGCCCACCATCGGCTACATCCACCGCGCGTTCGAGAAAATCGCCGAGCGCCGCCCGTTCTATCAGATTACGACCCTGACCGACCGGATGAACTACTGCTCCAGCCCCATCAACAACCTGGGCTGGCACATGACGGTGGAAAAGATGCTGGGCGTCACCGTGCCCAAGCGCGCCCAATACATGCGCGTAATTATGATGGAGTTGGCGCGCATTTCCGACCATCTCATCTGCAACTCCATCCTGGGCGTGGATACGGGGGCCTTCACCGGCTTTCTGTACGTGTTTCAGGAGCGTGAGAAGATTTACGAGATTTACGAAGAGGTGTGCGGGGCCCGCCTCACCACCAACATGGGCCGCGTGGGCGGCATGGAACGCGACTTCACGCCGGTGGCCATCGAGAAGCTGCGAGCCTGGCTGAAGTCCTTCCCGACCGTGATGAAGGAGTTTGAATCCATGTTCAACCGCAACCGCATCTTCATGGACCGGGTGGTGAACGTGGGGCCCATCTCGGCTGAAAAGGCGCTGAGCTACGGCTTCACGGGGCCCAACCTGCGGGCCGCGGGCGTCGACTACGACGTGCGGGTAATGAATCCGTATTCGTCGTACGAGGACTTCGAGTTCGACGTTCCGGTGGGCACCAACGGCGACACCTACGACCGCTTCATGGTGCGCAACGAGGAGATTTGGCAAAGCCTGCGCATCATCAACCAGGCGCTTGATAAGTTGCCTGAGGGCCCCTACCACGCTGATGCGCCGCATTACTACCTGCCCCCCAAGCAGGAGGTGTACAAGAACATGGAGGCCCTGATTTACCACTTCAAAATCGTGATGGGCGAAATCGACGCCCCCGTGGGTGAGGTGTACCACTCAGTAGAAGGCGGCAATGGCGAGTTGGGCTTTTACTTGGTGTCGGACGGTGGGCGCACGCCCTACCGGCTGCACTTTCGCCGCCCGTGCTTCATTTACTACCAGGCTTATCCGGAGATGGCCGTGGGCACCACGCTCTCCGATGCCATCGTAATTCTGTCGTCGATGAACGTGATTGCCGGCGAGCTGGACGCTTAA
- a CDS encoding NADH-quinone oxidoreductase subunit NuoE family protein yields the protein MAPTTAPSKLQFSPAGQTEIKRLLTHYPADRSKSVLLPVLHIAQAEFGGWVSPEVQDLVAETLGISPIEVYEVATFYTMYNLKPVGKHVLEICRTGPCMLRGSDELTANLERITGAKVGETSPDGNFTLKEVECLAACGFAPVVQVREQYYESLDTTEAVDAMLNDLRAQIHRPILPWEMLGEVHSQQNK from the coding sequence ATGGCCCCCACTACTGCCCCATCGAAGCTGCAATTCTCGCCCGCCGGGCAGACGGAAATTAAGCGCCTGCTCACCCACTACCCTGCCGACCGCAGCAAATCAGTACTGCTGCCGGTTTTGCACATCGCGCAGGCCGAGTTTGGCGGCTGGGTTAGCCCCGAGGTGCAGGACTTGGTGGCCGAAACACTGGGCATCAGCCCCATTGAGGTGTACGAAGTTGCTACCTTCTATACCATGTATAACCTCAAGCCCGTGGGCAAGCACGTGCTGGAAATCTGTCGCACGGGGCCCTGCATGCTGCGCGGTTCTGACGAATTGACGGCTAATCTGGAGCGTATTACCGGTGCCAAAGTGGGCGAGACTTCGCCCGATGGCAATTTCACGTTGAAGGAAGTGGAATGCCTGGCCGCCTGTGGCTTTGCCCCCGTGGTGCAAGTGCGCGAGCAGTACTATGAAAGCCTCGACACTACCGAGGCGGTAGATGCCATGCTCAACGACCTGCGTGCCCAGATTCACCGGCCCATTCTGCCGTGGGAAATGTTGGGCGAGGTGCACTCGCAGCAAAATAAGTAA